The Longimicrobiaceae bacterium genome has a segment encoding these proteins:
- a CDS encoding type II toxin-antitoxin system VapB family antitoxin, with protein sequence MALNIKNPEAERLARELARATGENITQAVTQALREQLIRKTGRKDKAGLREEIRQIQELQPAPGAGRSIPGRDHRLRRARPAGLTHGRRPSALVAVLLREPTADRLAW encoded by the coding sequence ATGGCCCTGAACATCAAGAACCCCGAGGCCGAGCGCCTCGCGCGCGAGCTGGCCCGGGCGACGGGCGAGAACATCACCCAGGCGGTCACCCAGGCGCTTCGCGAGCAGCTCATCCGGAAGACCGGGCGCAAGGACAAGGCTGGGCTGCGCGAGGAGATCCGGCAGATCCAGGAACTTCAACCAGCACCCGGTGCTGGACGATCGATCCCCGGACGAGATCATCGGCTACGACGAGCACGGCCTGCCGGCCTGACGCATGGTCGCAGACCCTCGGCGCTCGTCGCCGTTCTGCTCCGGGAGCCGACCGCGGACCGGCTCGCATGGTAG
- a CDS encoding M48 family metalloprotease, which yields MLSTMRREIRTRVLPVLCAAGAALAAGCAINPVTGQRQLALISESQEIQIGQQAAQEVAQSLGLVNDDALQAYVQRLGARLAAASERPGLPWTFRVVDDPTPNAFALPGGYIFITRGMMNLMDSEAELAAVLGHEIGHVTARHSVTQISRAQLAQLGLGVGSIFFPSAAQQLGGLASGGLQLLFLSYGRDAERQSDELAFKYALSQGYDVREMDDIFATLQRIGEAEGRSPLPSWQSSHPAPAERIQAVEARLATLTGNERLTLGAAEYLGQIDGLAYGENPRNGFFRGGLFLHPDLRFQLRFPEGWRTQNLSQSVTAVSPRQDAVIQLSLAGATSAEDAARRFLAQQGVQGGQTFRDRINGVPAVVSAFQAQTQQGVIAGRAAFLEYGGKVYQILSYTPGAAFNAYDRTFQGVIGSFAPVTDPEVLNVIAPRVDIVRLDRAMSLTEFNRRFPSVIPLEELALINQVVDVNAALPVGKLLKRIIREPARR from the coding sequence ATGCTTTCGACGATGCGCAGGGAGATCCGCACCCGGGTGCTCCCGGTGCTGTGCGCGGCAGGGGCCGCGCTGGCCGCCGGCTGCGCCATCAACCCCGTCACCGGCCAGCGTCAGCTCGCGCTGATCTCCGAGTCGCAGGAGATCCAGATCGGGCAGCAGGCCGCGCAGGAGGTGGCGCAGAGTCTCGGGCTGGTGAACGACGACGCGCTGCAGGCCTACGTGCAGCGGCTGGGCGCCCGGCTCGCGGCCGCCTCGGAGCGGCCGGGCCTGCCCTGGACCTTCCGGGTGGTGGACGACCCCACGCCCAATGCCTTCGCGCTGCCGGGCGGGTACATCTTCATCACCCGCGGGATGATGAACCTGATGGACTCGGAGGCCGAGCTGGCCGCCGTCCTGGGGCACGAGATCGGCCACGTCACCGCCCGCCACTCGGTGACGCAGATCAGCCGGGCGCAGCTCGCGCAGCTCGGGCTGGGGGTGGGGTCCATCTTCTTCCCCTCCGCCGCGCAGCAGCTCGGCGGCCTGGCCTCCGGGGGACTGCAGCTCCTCTTCCTCAGCTACGGGCGGGACGCGGAGCGGCAGTCGGACGAGCTGGCCTTCAAGTACGCCCTGAGCCAGGGGTACGACGTGCGGGAGATGGACGACATCTTCGCCACGCTGCAGCGGATCGGCGAGGCCGAGGGGCGGAGCCCCCTCCCGAGCTGGCAGTCGTCCCACCCGGCCCCGGCGGAGCGGATCCAGGCGGTGGAGGCGCGCCTGGCCACGCTCACCGGGAACGAGCGGCTCACGCTGGGCGCCGCGGAGTACCTGGGGCAGATCGACGGGCTGGCGTACGGGGAGAACCCGCGGAACGGCTTCTTCCGGGGCGGGCTCTTCCTCCACCCGGACCTGCGCTTCCAGCTCCGCTTCCCGGAGGGGTGGCGGACGCAGAACCTTTCGCAGTCGGTCACGGCGGTGAGCCCGCGCCAGGACGCGGTCATCCAGCTCAGCCTGGCCGGCGCGACGAGCGCGGAGGACGCGGCCCGGCGCTTCCTCGCGCAGCAGGGGGTGCAGGGCGGGCAGACCTTCCGCGACCGCATCAACGGCGTCCCCGCCGTGGTCAGCGCCTTCCAGGCGCAGACGCAGCAGGGCGTGATCGCGGGCCGGGCGGCCTTCCTGGAGTACGGGGGGAAGGTCTACCAGATCCTCTCGTACACCCCCGGAGCCGCCTTCAACGCCTACGACCGGACCTTCCAGGGGGTGATCGGCTCCTTCGCGCCGGTGACGGACCCGGAGGTGCTGAACGTGATCGCGCCGCGGGTGGACATCGTCCGCCTGGACCGGGCTATGTCGCTCACGGAGTTCAACCGCCGGTTCCCCTCGGTGATCCCCCTGGAGGAGCTGGCGCTCATCAACCAGGTGGTCGACGTGAACGCCGCCCTCCCCGTGGGGAAGCTGCTGAAGCGGATCATCCGGGAGCCGGCGCGGCGCTGA
- a CDS encoding class I SAM-dependent methyltransferase encodes MRGDLHEANRRSWNAATAAHNSHKGDQAAWLRGGGSTLFPEERDLLGEVAGRTLLHLQCNAGQDTLSLAALGADAVGVDISDEAVAFARRLSAESGIPAVFERADVYDWLEEAARAGRRFDRVFSSYGAVCWLSELGPWARGIAGVLGGGGHFVLVDFHPVAAMFDARMRLVFPYSGGRAIRSEEGIRDYVAWSGEGLLHGAEYREGVVDFRNPHPSHEFAWGVGEVVGALLEAGLTLEALREWPYSNGYAPFEGMRPLPGRRWAPPEGVPEMPLMYGLSARKPG; translated from the coding sequence ATGCGCGGCGACCTGCACGAGGCCAACCGCCGCTCCTGGAACGCCGCCACGGCGGCGCACAACTCCCACAAGGGCGACCAGGCGGCGTGGCTGCGCGGCGGGGGGAGCACGCTCTTCCCGGAGGAGCGCGATCTCCTGGGCGAGGTTGCGGGGCGCACGCTGCTGCACCTGCAGTGCAACGCGGGGCAGGACACGCTGAGCCTGGCCGCGCTGGGCGCCGACGCGGTCGGGGTGGACATCAGCGACGAGGCCGTCGCCTTCGCGCGGAGGCTCTCGGCGGAATCCGGGATCCCGGCCGTCTTCGAGCGCGCGGACGTGTACGACTGGCTGGAGGAGGCGGCGCGCGCGGGGCGCCGGTTCGACCGGGTGTTCTCCTCGTACGGAGCGGTCTGCTGGCTGTCGGAGCTGGGGCCGTGGGCGCGGGGGATCGCCGGGGTGCTCGGAGGCGGCGGGCACTTCGTGCTGGTGGATTTCCACCCCGTGGCGGCGATGTTCGACGCGCGGATGCGGCTGGTCTTCCCCTACTCCGGCGGGCGGGCGATCCGCTCCGAGGAGGGGATCCGGGACTACGTCGCCTGGTCCGGGGAGGGGCTGCTGCACGGGGCGGAGTACCGCGAGGGGGTGGTGGACTTCCGCAACCCGCACCCGTCGCACGAGTTCGCCTGGGGGGTGGGGGAGGTGGTCGGGGCGCTCCTGGAGGCGGGGCTCACGCTGGAGGCGCTGCGGGAGTGGCCGTACTCCAACGGCTACGCGCCCTTCGAGGGGATGCGCCCGCTCCCGGGGCGGCGCTGGGCGCCGCCGGAGGGAGTGCCGGAGATGCCACTGATGTACGGCCTCTCGGCCCGGAAGCCGGGGTGA